TTTATTCACGAGGGTGATATTACCCCTGGCATCCACCACTATAAATCCATTGGGTGACGCCTCAACAACCTGCAGGTAGGTTTCAATTGTAGAATGCATAAAGCAGAATTCAATCAGAATCTTAACAGGAACGAAAATATATTGTTCAGGATGCGAACTAATATCTTTCCTAGCCCCCAATTCCGTTAAAGCTTCCCTGCCCAGGTTTATGATTGACAGTCTTATTCAGATCGTAGGTGAAACTCATCATAAAATATCTATGCGGCGAATTGGTAACCGATCTTTCAATGAAATTCCGGCTTGTTGCCTGACTTACACCAATAGTCCTGTTCAGGATATTGCTTACTGAAAACCTGACTTCACCCCTCATGCTTTTAAAAATAAAACAAGAGAGATAGGCATTCAAAATCGGAATTTCCTGCCTGTAATCATAGGTCAGATTTTTGAACTGCAGGTAATCTGATTTCACATTAACCAGGAACCTATTCAGAAATCTGCAGCTAACATCAGCTGAATAGACCCTATTCATGTATTGCTGTTCCGGTATGCCGACACCGAATGTTGATGATTGGCGGTCCATTTCAACCTTCAGGTTCACATTCAGGTTGTCATCAATATTCAGATTATATTGGATATTTCCCTCAAAAGAACCGGAATGAACCCTGATTAAAGTATTATTAATGATTGTGAGACCGTTATTCGTTCTTATTCCGGTTCGAAGATTGAACCGGCTACGGATTAATTTAAGCGGAAAGCCGACATCAACCTGGGTGAATCCTGATTTTTCATATTTCACATTTACGGGGGTTGTAACAGTAACCAGGTTCTCGTTGATTGTCTGTGAGCTTGAAAAGGCATTCATCCTGTAATCGGCCTGAGCCAGGAAAAAGAAGCTGAAAAACCGTGAAGGTGAGAAGAAATTATACTGTGTCCTTAGGGTATGATTATAGGACGGTTTAAGACCGGGATTACCGGTGAATATATTCAGGGGATCACTGTTATCCACTACAGGCTGCATCTGAATTAAAGAGGGTTGTTCAGCCTGAGTCGAATATTCTATTTCAAGGTGGCGGGTAGAGGTGAAATCATATTTGAAGCCGACTACCGGTAAAAAATTGAGGTAATTTTTATTGATCCTTGTATCATTTGACTCAACGATTCCAGACATATCCGTTTGTTTCAGAACTCCGCCCAGCTGAAAGTTATAATCCTTTTTTACAAACCGGAAACTCAGGCCTAATGTATTATAAAGGTAAGTACTGCTGAATTGATTGGTAAGTGCTGTGTCAACCTGTTTTATTCCTTTATTCAAATCAAATACTTCCTGGTTAACATCGCCATTTTCAGCAGCCAGACCATAGGAAACTTCATAGTATTTACCCTGTCCGATCCTGTCGGTATATGTGATTTTACCGTTGCAGTTCGTGTTGTTATTTGTCCTTTCATTTAACTGGTTTTGCTTAATGGTTTGAATGGTATCACCATAAAAACGGTTTACTGCATTCAATGAACCGCTCATATTCTGAGCAACCACATCGGCTTTTAAATCGATTGAAAAGGTTCTTCCCTGCTTTCTGAATTTGTGCCTTAACAGGAATTCAGAATTGGATCTCATTTCATTACCCGAAGAATTCAGGCTCCTGTGGCTGTCATTAACCGGGGAATCACCAGCAGTATTGGCTGATACGGCTGTTTCATCAAGCTTAGTGGCTGTAATATTAAAAGCCGTTAACAATTTGAAACTGTTAAATGAATCGAGCTTTTGATCAATTGTTAAATTGAGCCGTTGATTTGTATTTTCATTGAACTGAATATCATCCTGATCAAAGTTAAACTCGTTTCCCGGCAAAAAATTCCACCGTTCCGTTTTGGTTTGAAGATCCTGATTAATTGAATTTGCAAAATAACTGGCATTGACATTGGTCTTCCGTCCGAAATCGTGATTGATATTTGCACCGCCTGCATAATTTGTAATGATTCCTTTTGAATTTCCTATATCGAGCGGAACACCGTTGAGATTGTTATTCTCATCAAGCCTGACAAGGAATTTAATTCCACCGGCCATCTGTTGCATGGCACCGCTGAAATTGAGGTAATCTTCCATCGAAAAACCCTGTTCATTAAAGTTTCCCGCCATTCCAAGAAATGACAGCTGGTTTCCTGAATTGAACCGGTTTACACTAAATTTACCCCTGAATCGATCATTGGTTCCGGCCCCGGCAGAAACGTTACCGAATAGCGCCTTCTTCCTGTCCGCTTTAAGTTTAAGATTGATTGTCTTTTGTTTTTCGCCGTCATCGATGCCTGTAAAAGTTGCCTGTTCCGATTTTTTGTCGTATACCTGCACCTTTTCCACGGCATTGGCCGGAAGGTTCCTTGTAGCCAGAGTGGGATCATTCCCGAAAAACGTTTTTCCTTCAATTTCAATTTTTTTTACTTCCTGCCCCTGAGCCATAATTTTACCATCCGATTTAACCTGTATCCCCGGCATTTTTTTCAGAAGGTCCTCGACGTTGGCGTTGGGATTTGTCTTAAAAGAAGACGCATTGAATTCAATGGTATCCTTTTTTACAACAACCGGAACTCTCTCTGATATCACAGTAACTTCCCCGAGAGATTTGTTTTGTGCAGAAAGCTGAATGTTGCCCAAATCAAGGATGTTTCCGGGTGAAGTCGTTGCAATGGTTTTAAAATAAGTCCTGTATCCCACGAATGAAATTCTCAGCAAATAGTTACCCGGCTTTACATTTCTGATTGAAAAATTACCTTCAGTATTGCTGGTGGTAAAATCAACCAATGTTGAATCACCCGGGTAAAGAAGAATAACCGTTGCAAACGGCAAGGGTTGGGAAAGACTATCGTGAAGCTGGCCCTGAATTGTGAAAGATTGAGCGGATAGAATAGAACCGGAAAACAGAATGATGAATAAGGCTAAGTATTTCATAAGTAGTGTTTTAGTCTGTTAGTCTGTTAGTCTGTTAGTCTGTTAGTCGAACCGGATGTCATGCTGAGCGGAGTCGAAGCATATTTATTACCGGATGTCATGCTGAGCCGAGTCGAAGCACTGAGCGTTCACAGCCAAGTCGAAGGGAGTATCGAATAATATTTTGGATCATAATACCCTTCGACTCCGCTCAGGGGTGACTGCGGATCACCCGCCGATCATGACATTGCCTCCGTTTTTCTTCATTCTTTCCATTTCATCGAGGACAAGCTTTTCATATTCCCTGCGTGTCATAAGCCTGCCTCCTTTCGGTGCTTTCAGTTCGTTCTTTTTTAATTCACGAAACTCAATATTTTGAGCTGATACCGTACCGCGGCCATTGTCGATATCCACTTCGAGTATGGCGCCCGGAAGGGTATTGGCATTGTCTGGTCCCAGGAAAGGCCTCAGGTCGGTTGTATACCATGCAATCAATGAAGGATGAACCGAATCACCTTTCCAACTTGCCATTTTACAGTCGTAACCAAGGATTTTTTTTGTATCCGTTCCTAGTTTCCAGGAACCGATTTTGAGTGAATCAGTAACCAGGTACTTCTTTCCCAGGAATTCAGTTTGCTCAATTGTATTCCTTTGCTGAACATTGGAATACATAATAATTTCAGGTGCCTTAGCCCTGAACATTTTAACCCCGTTAGTGAATTCATCATCCTCATCATCCGGCAAAGGGATGTACAAAGACTCATTCTCATTAAAAATGAGTTGCTGACGGCCATTAATATATTGAGGCTCCTGATCGTCTTCGTTTTTCATCATGAGCTTCATTTTCAATTCATAGGTTATCACACCCTGCTGTTGTGAAAAACCAGGTTGAGGATTAGTTAATCCGGCAAAAACCAAAACGGGTAAGATGTAGCTTTTCATTGCTTTTTTTTCTGCAATGATAGGGACTACGGGCTCAAAACCAGGTTTATGAAGCTGTATATAACGTTAATTAAGGTTAACGGATAACGATCAATTTAATGATCATTCTAATTTTGTATTGAAATGAAAACATCAAAGAACCTGTTGGCTATTGTTTTGATGTCTGCCAGCACAGCATTGCTGCTGATACTGGAGATATTGTGGCTCAAAAATGCATCAAGGACTGAAAACGCGAATTTTACAAGAACTTCCTATTTTTTATTCCAGAACACAGTGATGGCATTACAGGACAGTCTCAGGGTGCAAACATTTAAT
The Bacteroidales bacterium genome window above contains:
- a CDS encoding GLPGLI family protein, whose translation is MKSYILPVLVFAGLTNPQPGFSQQQGVITYELKMKLMMKNEDDQEPQYINGRQQLIFNENESLYIPLPDDEDDEFTNGVKMFRAKAPEIIMYSNVQQRNTIEQTEFLGKKYLVTDSLKIGSWKLGTDTKKILGYDCKMASWKGDSVHPSLIAWYTTDLRPFLGPDNANTLPGAILEVDIDNGRGTVSAQNIEFRELKKNELKAPKGGRLMTRREYEKLVLDEMERMKKNGGNVMIGG
- a CDS encoding outer membrane beta-barrel protein, which encodes MKYLALFIILFSGSILSAQSFTIQGQLHDSLSQPLPFATVILLYPGDSTLVDFTTSNTEGNFSIRNVKPGNYLLRISFVGYRTYFKTIATTSPGNILDLGNIQLSAQNKSLGEVTVISERVPVVVKKDTIEFNASSFKTNPNANVEDLLKKMPGIQVKSDGKIMAQGQEVKKIEIEGKTFFGNDPTLATRNLPANAVEKVQVYDKKSEQATFTGIDDGEKQKTINLKLKADRKKALFGNVSAGAGTNDRFRGKFSVNRFNSGNQLSFLGMAGNFNEQGFSMEDYLNFSGAMQQMAGGIKFLVRLDENNNLNGVPLDIGNSKGIITNYAGGANINHDFGRKTNVNASYFANSINQDLQTKTERWNFLPGNEFNFDQDDIQFNENTNQRLNLTIDQKLDSFNSFKLLTAFNITATKLDETAVSANTAGDSPVNDSHRSLNSSGNEMRSNSEFLLRHKFRKQGRTFSIDLKADVVAQNMSGSLNAVNRFYGDTIQTIKQNQLNERTNNNTNCNGKITYTDRIGQGKYYEVSYGLAAENGDVNQEVFDLNKGIKQVDTALTNQFSSTYLYNTLGLSFRFVKKDYNFQLGGVLKQTDMSGIVESNDTRINKNYLNFLPVVGFKYDFTSTRHLEIEYSTQAEQPSLIQMQPVVDNSDPLNIFTGNPGLKPSYNHTLRTQYNFFSPSRFFSFFFLAQADYRMNAFSSSQTINENLVTVTTPVNVKYEKSGFTQVDVGFPLKLIRSRFNLRTGIRTNNGLTIINNTLIRVHSGSFEGNIQYNLNIDDNLNVNLKVEMDRQSSTFGVGIPEQQYMNRVYSADVSCRFLNRFLVNVKSDYLQFKNLTYDYRQEIPILNAYLSCFIFKSMRGEVRFSVSNILNRTIGVSQATSRNFIERSVTNSPHRYFMMSFTYDLNKTVNHKPGQGSFNGIGG